In the Ferribacterium limneticum genome, GAAGCAGGGCGGCGAGGCCGCCGATCAACATCAATCCGGCCATGCCGAGTGAGAGCGTCAGCGTCGAACCCCACAGGGCCGGGGCGATCAGTGCTGCAACCAGCCCATTGAAGCTCGACTGGAAGAAGGTCTGGCAGGAGGCGGCCAGGCCGCGCTGGGCCGGGAATGGATCGAGCGCGAAAATGGTCAGACAGGGCATGGCCAGCGACATGCCCATGGTGTAAACAAAGATTGGCATCACATTCCAAGGCAGGCCGGGCGGCAAGGTCATATTCACGCCCAGGTTGATGGCTGCCGCCGTACCCATGATGGCATAGCCCAGCGCGATGGTTCGCGACAGCGAGAATTTGCCGGCCATTCGCCCCGACAGCCATGAGCCACAGACCAGGCCGCTCATCGCCGGCCCGAACAGCCAGAGGAAGCCGGTTTCGGCGACGCCGAGATGCTGCATCAGGAAGACCGGGGCCGACAGGATGTACAGGAAAAAGCCGCCAAAGTTCATCGACAGCGCGGCGCAGGCGAGCAGGAAGGGCGGCGAGGTCAGTACTTTCCAGTAGGTTTTTCCGAGGTAGCCCGGGCGCAACGACTGGCGTTTTTCCGGGGTCAGGGTTTCCGGCAGCAGCTTCCAGCAGGCGAACCACAGTGCTACGGTCGATAGCACCAGAAAAGCAAATACCGAACGCCAGCCGAATAGCGTTTGCAGCCAGCCGCCGATGACCGGTGCGACGGCCGGGGCCAGGGCGAACATCATGGTGATCTGTGACATCAGGCGCTGGGCCGCCGCGCCGTCGAACAGGTCGCGAACGATGGCCCGGCTGAGCACGATGCCGGCCCCCGCCGTGATGCCCTGCATGGCGCGCCAGAACCACAGTTGCTCGATGCTGGTCGCGATCATGCATCCCGCCGAGGCGATGGCGAACAAACCGAGCGCCACCAGGACGACCTTGCGCCGCCCGAAACGGTCGGCAATCGCCCCATGCCAGAGCGTCATCAGGGCAAATGAAAATAGGTAAACGGAGAGTGTCTGCTGGACCTGAAGCGGGCTGGCGTTCAGCTTTTCGCCGATTTCATGGAAGGACGGCAGGTAGGTGTCGATCGAAAACGGGCCGATTGCCGACATCGATGCAAGCAGCAGGGCGATGCCGCGCGTATCGCGCCGGCTGCTTTCAGCCACGGGCGAAGCGCCGGTACTGGATGGCTT is a window encoding:
- a CDS encoding multidrug effflux MFS transporter; the protein is MAESSRRDTRGIALLLASMSAIGPFSIDTYLPSFHEIGEKLNASPLQVQQTLSVYLFSFALMTLWHGAIADRFGRRKVVLVALGLFAIASAGCMIATSIEQLWFWRAMQGITAGAGIVLSRAIVRDLFDGAAAQRLMSQITMMFALAPAVAPVIGGWLQTLFGWRSVFAFLVLSTVALWFACWKLLPETLTPEKRQSLRPGYLGKTYWKVLTSPPFLLACAALSMNFGGFFLYILSAPVFLMQHLGVAETGFLWLFGPAMSGLVCGSWLSGRMAGKFSLSRTIALGYAIMGTAAAINLGVNMTLPPGLPWNVMPIFVYTMGMSLAMPCLTIFALDPFPAQRGLAASCQTFFQSSFNGLVAALIAPALWGSTLTLSLGMAGLMLIGGLAALLHQRLRLVPR